In one Spirosoma rigui genomic region, the following are encoded:
- the atpC gene encoding ATP synthase F1 subunit epsilon, whose product MTLDIITPDRKVYSGEATAVTFPGSEGQFQVLNDHAPLVSMLGQGPIVVQTAGGQQTFTVDGGVVEVLQNRVLVLAEAVTV is encoded by the coding sequence ATGACGTTAGACATTATTACTCCCGACCGTAAGGTCTACTCCGGTGAGGCTACCGCCGTTACGTTTCCCGGTAGCGAAGGACAGTTTCAGGTGCTGAACGATCACGCACCACTGGTTAGCATGCTGGGTCAGGGCCCGATTGTGGTCCAGACCGCAGGTGGTCAGCAGACATTCACCGTCGACGGTGGTGTTGTTGAAGTGCTTCAGAACCGGGTTTTGGTGCTGGCCGAAGCAGTAACGGTATAA
- the udk gene encoding uridine kinase: MINKPFIVGITGGSASGKTSFLKGVLNAFPDDQICLISQDNYYRSLDEIMKDDQGIHNFDLPETIDHHLYAQHIEQLRMGQTVYQKEYVFNNANVVPRMLAFQPAPIIVVEGIFVFHFRELADQMDLKIFIDAKNSIKLERRVKRDAEERGYDLDDVMYRWKYHVKPTYKQFIKPYRAEADIVIPNNVHYQKGLDVVISFLKTKV, encoded by the coding sequence ATGATCAACAAACCGTTCATCGTCGGTATTACCGGTGGCAGTGCTTCCGGCAAAACGTCGTTTCTGAAAGGGGTACTGAATGCGTTCCCTGACGACCAGATCTGTCTCATTTCGCAGGATAATTACTACCGTTCGCTCGACGAAATAATGAAGGACGATCAGGGTATTCACAACTTCGACCTGCCTGAAACGATCGACCATCACCTGTATGCACAACACATCGAGCAACTTCGGATGGGGCAAACGGTTTACCAAAAAGAATACGTTTTCAACAACGCTAACGTAGTGCCGCGGATGCTGGCCTTCCAGCCCGCCCCAATCATTGTTGTTGAAGGCATTTTTGTGTTTCACTTCCGCGAACTGGCCGACCAGATGGATCTCAAAATTTTCATCGACGCCAAGAACAGCATCAAGCTCGAACGGCGGGTGAAGCGCGACGCCGAAGAACGGGGATACGATCTTGACGATGTAATGTACCGCTGGAAGTACCACGTCAAACCAACCTACAAGCAATTCATCAAGCCCTACCGCGCCGAAGCAGACATTGTCATTCCCAACAACGTTCATTATCAGAAAGGGCTGGATGTCGTGATTTCATTCCTTAAAACGAAAGTATAA
- a CDS encoding ferredoxin--NADP reductase → MTNFLQLRVVGIKQETGTPSRAEANSYFLEPVDGQPVSYRAGQFLTLILNHRPGEAALSPTNDHEVRRSYSLSSAPGEPLRLTIKRVQNGEMSRYLLDTLRKGDVLTSLHPAGRFTLDPQQAGDLVLIGAGSGITPLFGLLKAALQSNSSRRVTLLYSNTSEQTIIFRDELDDIQRQYPDRFRLIYLLSSPSDHWVGVGGNSRRGRLNNVMLETMLPELVGASDRSALRFYLCGPVDYMRMVQFTLVYSGIAPEQILRENFVIEPITLAPPPALAQDRTLLLRFRDREVDIQVPAYKSILQAALDEGITLPYSCRGGRCSTCIARCTAGSVHMTINDVLTERDLAEGWVLTCTGFPKSDGVVIEV, encoded by the coding sequence ATGACCAACTTTCTTCAACTTCGGGTCGTGGGAATCAAGCAGGAAACGGGAACACCCAGCCGGGCCGAAGCCAACAGCTATTTTCTGGAGCCAGTAGACGGGCAACCGGTCAGTTACCGGGCCGGTCAGTTTCTGACGCTTATTTTGAATCACCGCCCCGGCGAAGCGGCTTTGTCGCCAACCAATGACCATGAAGTACGCCGGTCCTACTCGCTTAGTTCGGCACCGGGCGAGCCGCTGCGGCTCACCATAAAACGTGTTCAAAATGGGGAGATGTCACGTTACCTGCTCGATACACTGCGCAAAGGGGATGTGCTTACCAGTCTTCATCCGGCCGGACGGTTTACGCTCGATCCCCAACAAGCGGGTGATCTGGTGCTGATTGGGGCGGGGAGTGGTATTACGCCATTGTTCGGTCTGCTCAAAGCGGCACTGCAGTCCAATTCTTCCCGACGCGTTACGTTGTTATACAGCAATACGAGCGAACAGACGATTATTTTTCGTGATGAGCTGGACGACATTCAACGGCAGTACCCTGATCGGTTCAGGCTGATCTATCTGTTGAGTAGTCCCTCCGATCATTGGGTTGGCGTTGGTGGCAACAGCCGGCGGGGCCGACTCAACAATGTCATGCTGGAAACAATGTTGCCGGAACTGGTTGGGGCGTCGGATCGATCGGCGCTTCGGTTCTACCTGTGCGGGCCAGTCGACTATATGCGGATGGTGCAGTTCACGCTTGTGTACAGCGGTATTGCTCCTGAGCAGATTTTGCGGGAAAACTTCGTCATTGAGCCCATTACCCTGGCACCACCGCCCGCCCTGGCGCAGGATCGGACGCTTCTGCTACGTTTCCGGGATCGGGAGGTCGATATTCAGGTACCCGCCTACAAATCAATTCTGCAGGCCGCGCTGGACGAGGGGATCACGTTGCCTTACAGTTGCCGGGGTGGCCGCTGTTCAACCTGCATAGCCCGCTGCACGGCCGGCAGCGTGCATATGACCATCAACGATGTGCTTACCGAGCGAGACCTTGCCGAAGGCTGGGTACTTACCTGTACGGGCTTCCCCAAAAGCGATGGTGTTGTGATCGAAGTGTAG
- the nadA gene encoding quinolinate synthase NadA, protein MEALLEEVQRVGYVNKPVDDTIDLVAEIKRLKKEKNAVILAHYYVDGAIQDLADYIGDSLGLSQQAASTEADMIVFCGVHFMGETAKVLSPDKKVVIPDLNAGCSLADSAPADKFAEFKARYPDHIVLSYINCSAEIKALSDIIVTSSNALKIVESLPKDQKIIFAPDANLGRFVSKKTGRDMVLWDGACIVHIDISLEKLNKLRIDFPDAKFIAHPECQEHILNEADFVGSTTALLKYVVDSPEQTFIVGTEAGILHKMREAVPHKKIIPAPATANNTCACSECPYMKMNTLEKLYNCMVFEQPEILVPEDVRVKAEASVLRMLELSK, encoded by the coding sequence ATGGAAGCTCTACTCGAAGAAGTACAACGCGTGGGTTATGTGAACAAACCCGTCGACGACACTATAGATTTGGTCGCCGAAATAAAACGGCTTAAGAAAGAGAAAAACGCCGTTATTCTCGCTCACTACTACGTCGACGGTGCTATTCAGGACCTGGCCGATTACATCGGCGACAGCCTCGGCCTTTCGCAGCAGGCTGCCAGTACGGAGGCCGACATGATCGTGTTCTGTGGCGTTCACTTCATGGGTGAAACGGCCAAAGTGTTGTCGCCCGACAAGAAAGTAGTTATTCCTGACCTGAATGCTGGTTGCTCCCTCGCCGACTCGGCTCCTGCCGATAAGTTTGCCGAGTTTAAAGCGCGCTATCCCGATCATATTGTTCTGTCGTATATCAACTGCTCGGCCGAAATCAAAGCCCTGTCCGATATAATCGTGACGTCGTCTAACGCACTGAAGATTGTCGAAAGCCTGCCGAAAGATCAGAAAATCATCTTTGCGCCGGACGCTAACCTGGGCCGGTTCGTATCGAAGAAGACAGGCCGCGACATGGTGCTGTGGGACGGAGCCTGTATTGTTCACATTGACATCTCGCTGGAGAAGCTGAACAAACTCCGTATCGACTTTCCCGACGCGAAGTTTATTGCTCACCCCGAGTGTCAGGAGCATATTCTGAACGAAGCCGATTTTGTGGGGTCGACCACAGCCCTGCTGAAATACGTTGTCGACAGCCCGGAGCAAACCTTCATTGTGGGTACCGAAGCCGGTATTCTTCATAAGATGCGGGAAGCAGTGCCACACAAGAAAATCATTCCGGCACCGGCAACGGCCAACAATACCTGCGCTTGTTCGGAGTGTCCATACATGAAGATGAATACGCTTGAGAAGCTATACAACTGCATGGTCTTTGAGCAGCCGGAAATTCTCGTACCGGAGGACGTTCGGGTGAAGGCCGAGGCCTCTGTACTGCGAATGCTGGAGTTAAGCAAGTAG